Proteins encoded in a region of the Veillonella parvula genome:
- a CDS encoding bifunctional 4-hydroxy-3-methylbut-2-enyl diphosphate reductase/30S ribosomal protein S1 — protein MEIILAENHGFCYGVKRAVEMANEAANSDGKSYTLGPIIHNPQVVGRLEDKGVSPVQEVSDIAEGTMIIRSHGVGPAIYEEAEEKGLHVVDATCPHVKKAQQDAKSVIDEGMTLVILGEKNHPEVKSINLWANNEGIIIEDEESAQKLQVVEKMGVVVQTTFSQFKFNSIIDILEKKSKNLKVFKTICNATQERQNSAVDLARNVDLMIVIGGKNSGNTNRLAEVCRDVGCTTYHIETSTELQLEWFNRVQTVGVTAGASTPDWIIKEVIETMKDFAELLAAEGQEEFKKGNVVEGTVVQVEDERAYVSFGYKTEAILNRTEISYPAPESAKDVLKNGDEIKAVIMNHIKEDNPIYLSMTRLAKDEDWQYVIEAQEKDEAIVCKGIDAIPAGLVVTVKSLRGFIPLSQGDVHFVKSLDNLVGTEFEAKVLEIDEKKNRLVLSRRAVLEVERQAKLAEALKNINVGENYKGIVRKIMPYGAFVDIGGIEGLLHISDISWQKIKKVEDVLSVGQEIEVKLQSFDAESNKLSLSLKALSKSPWDVAEETLHVGDVIKGKVVRLVAYGAFVAVNDDIQGLLHISQITKQRNAKVEDYLNRGQEVEVKIISLNKDEKKLGLALTELMESKETAEDAE, from the coding sequence ATGGAAATAATTTTGGCTGAAAACCATGGTTTTTGCTATGGTGTAAAACGGGCTGTCGAAATGGCAAATGAAGCTGCAAATAGCGATGGTAAAAGCTATACATTAGGACCTATTATTCACAATCCTCAAGTTGTAGGTCGTCTTGAAGATAAAGGGGTAAGCCCTGTTCAAGAAGTGTCTGATATCGCTGAAGGCACAATGATTATTCGCTCTCATGGTGTAGGACCTGCTATTTATGAAGAGGCAGAAGAAAAAGGATTACATGTTGTGGATGCCACATGTCCACATGTAAAAAAGGCACAGCAAGATGCAAAGTCTGTTATAGATGAAGGTATGACTTTGGTGATTTTGGGAGAAAAAAACCATCCTGAGGTCAAAAGCATTAATTTATGGGCAAATAACGAAGGAATAATCATCGAAGATGAAGAATCCGCTCAAAAACTACAAGTTGTGGAAAAAATGGGCGTTGTTGTACAAACAACCTTTTCACAATTCAAATTTAACAGTATAATAGACATATTAGAGAAAAAATCTAAGAATCTTAAGGTTTTCAAAACGATATGCAATGCAACGCAAGAACGACAGAATTCTGCCGTTGATTTAGCACGTAATGTAGATCTTATGATAGTGATAGGCGGTAAGAACAGCGGCAACACAAACCGATTGGCAGAGGTTTGTCGTGACGTTGGATGTACAACGTATCACATTGAAACTTCTACTGAATTACAACTGGAATGGTTTAACCGAGTACAGACGGTAGGAGTAACAGCAGGAGCATCGACTCCCGACTGGATTATTAAGGAGGTCATTGAGACAATGAAAGATTTTGCAGAATTATTAGCAGCCGAAGGTCAAGAAGAATTTAAGAAAGGGAACGTTGTAGAAGGTACAGTAGTTCAAGTCGAAGATGAACGAGCTTATGTATCTTTTGGCTACAAAACTGAAGCCATTTTGAACAGAACTGAAATTTCTTATCCAGCACCAGAATCTGCCAAAGATGTGTTAAAAAATGGTGATGAAATTAAAGCAGTTATCATGAATCACATCAAAGAAGATAATCCTATTTATCTTTCCATGACTCGCTTGGCTAAAGATGAAGATTGGCAATATGTTATCGAAGCACAAGAAAAAGATGAAGCTATCGTATGTAAAGGTATTGATGCTATCCCAGCAGGTTTAGTAGTAACAGTTAAATCTCTTCGTGGTTTCATTCCATTGTCCCAAGGTGATGTTCATTTCGTGAAATCCTTGGACAACTTGGTTGGTACAGAATTTGAAGCTAAAGTACTTGAAATCGATGAAAAGAAAAACCGTTTGGTTCTTTCTCGTCGTGCAGTATTGGAAGTGGAACGTCAAGCTAAATTAGCTGAAGCATTGAAAAATATCAACGTTGGCGAAAACTATAAAGGTATCGTTCGTAAAATTATGCCTTATGGTGCATTCGTAGATATCGGCGGTATTGAAGGTTTACTTCACATTTCCGATATTTCTTGGCAAAAAATCAAAAAAGTGGAAGATGTTCTTTCCGTTGGCCAAGAAATCGAAGTTAAATTACAATCTTTCGACGCTGAAAGCAATAAATTATCCTTGTCCTTAAAAGCTTTATCTAAGAGCCCATGGGACGTTGCTGAAGAAACATTGCATGTTGGCGATGTTATTAAAGGCAAAGTTGTTCGTTTAGTAGCTTACGGTGCATTCGTAGCTGTTAATGACGACATCCAAGGTTTACTTCACATTTCTCAAATTACAAAACAACGTAATGCGAAAGTTGAAGATTACTTGAATCGTGGTCAAGAAGTTGAAGTTAAAATCATTTCTCTTAACAAAGATGAAAAGAAATTGGGTTTGGCTTTGACTGAATTGATGGAATCAAAAGAAACTGCAGAAGACGCTGAATAA
- a CDS encoding segregation and condensation protein A, producing MGDYNYKLDVFEGPLDLLLHLIEKHKIEITDIPIVEITSQYLAYLDNWNHFDIHYSSEFLVMASTLLQIKSRMLLPKAEPEPDEAEDPRDELVAKLVEFKKIKDITSLLMERTAVSANIFSRPEETSVLGLDSVYNLELSQLYQIFYQTIKRAKELPEEETIREVKVEKDTYSLEDMIISLSSRIHRGECLYFRELLVAIDTKSGMVTIFMAVLELLKQQVMEMRYEDDDIIFTATLERAV from the coding sequence ATGGGAGATTATAACTACAAGTTGGACGTTTTTGAAGGTCCCCTTGATCTGCTCTTGCATCTCATTGAAAAACATAAAATAGAAATTACCGATATTCCTATCGTTGAAATAACGAGTCAATACTTGGCATATCTAGACAATTGGAACCATTTTGATATTCATTATAGTAGTGAATTTCTTGTTATGGCATCTACCTTATTACAGATTAAATCACGCATGTTATTACCTAAGGCTGAACCTGAGCCTGATGAAGCAGAGGATCCACGTGACGAGTTGGTAGCAAAATTAGTAGAATTTAAGAAAATTAAGGATATTACATCTCTATTAATGGAGCGTACCGCTGTATCTGCGAATATATTTAGTCGTCCTGAAGAAACGAGTGTGCTTGGATTAGATAGTGTATATAATTTGGAACTTTCACAGTTATATCAAATTTTTTATCAAACTATAAAACGGGCTAAAGAGTTACCAGAAGAAGAGACAATTCGTGAGGTAAAGGTTGAAAAGGATACGTATAGTTTAGAGGACATGATTATATCCTTGTCTAGTCGTATACATCGTGGCGAATGTCTATATTTTAGGGAGTTATTAGTAGCAATTGATACGAAAAGTGGTATGGTAACTATCTTTATGGCTGTTTTAGAATTATTAAAACAACAAGTTATGGAAATGCGCTATGAAGATGATGATATTATATTCACTGCTACCTTAGAGAGGGCCGTGTAG
- the plsY gene encoding glycerol-3-phosphate 1-O-acyltransferase PlsY, which translates to MDILIIVYAVLSYLIGSIPSGLIIGKFFFNTDVRQYGSKNIGATNTYRVIGLKAALPVFLCDALKGAAGVVLLSPYGSMFMILGGILGMMGHNWSVFLGFKGGRGVATGLGVLIALSPIVALICFLVWGVIVYFTKLVSLGSIIAAALVPVLMYFTGESFWFVGFGGLAALFVIVRHWDNIKRLLAGNELKVERIKKD; encoded by the coding sequence ATGGATATTTTGATTATTGTATATGCTGTATTATCATATCTTATCGGTTCGATTCCTAGTGGATTAATTATAGGTAAGTTTTTCTTTAATACAGATGTACGGCAATATGGCTCTAAAAATATTGGCGCTACTAATACATATCGTGTTATAGGTCTTAAAGCAGCCTTACCTGTATTTCTATGTGATGCTTTAAAAGGGGCAGCAGGAGTAGTGCTACTCTCACCCTATGGGTCTATGTTTATGATCTTAGGTGGTATTCTTGGAATGATGGGGCATAACTGGTCTGTTTTTTTGGGCTTTAAAGGTGGTCGTGGCGTTGCTACGGGTTTAGGTGTACTTATTGCTCTTTCACCAATAGTAGCATTGATTTGCTTTTTGGTATGGGGTGTTATCGTATACTTCACTAAACTTGTATCTTTAGGCTCTATCATTGCCGCTGCATTAGTACCAGTACTGATGTATTTCACTGGAGAATCCTTCTGGTTTGTTGGCTTTGGCGGATTAGCAGCTTTGTTTGTCATTGTACGTCACTGGGATAATATTAAGCGTCTACTTGCTGGAAATGAGTTAAAAGTAGAGCGCATTAAAAAGGATTAA
- the der gene encoding ribosome biogenesis GTPase Der has protein sequence MAKPLVAVVGRPNVGKSTLFNAIVNKRISIVEDIPGVTRDRIYFDAEWLNREFTMIDTGGIEFITDNSHVIPKMMRLQAELAIEEADVILFVVDGKQGIVPADEEVANILRASGKPVVLVVNKIDSVNQEPNIYEFYNLGLGDPIGISAKNLMNLGDLLDDTVKHFPPVGTNVDDEDTIHVAIIGRPNVGKSSLTNALLGQDRVIVSDVAGTTRDSIDTYWTHENQKFVLIDTAGMRRKSKIEEAVERYSIVRSLRSVDRADIVVLVLDAQDGVTEQDKKIAGYAYEAGKGVVIVVNKWDLVEKDDKTTLRFTEDIYDELGFLQFAPILFASALTKQRIHRLADMLKFVSEQQYRRVSTGTLNQLLQDAQTVNPVPSRNGRIPKIYYMTQASVKPPTFILFVNEPELIHFSYMRFLENRLRESFGFEGTPIRLVLRGKKRDDED, from the coding sequence ATGGCAAAACCATTAGTGGCTGTTGTAGGCCGTCCAAACGTAGGTAAATCTACACTTTTTAATGCCATTGTTAATAAACGTATCTCTATCGTTGAAGATATTCCTGGTGTGACAAGGGACCGTATTTACTTCGATGCAGAGTGGTTAAATCGTGAGTTTACAATGATCGATACTGGTGGTATCGAGTTCATTACTGACAATAGTCATGTTATTCCTAAGATGATGCGACTACAAGCGGAATTAGCAATTGAAGAAGCAGATGTAATTCTATTTGTCGTTGATGGTAAACAAGGTATTGTACCTGCTGATGAAGAGGTCGCAAATATTCTTAGAGCTAGTGGAAAACCTGTTGTACTCGTAGTTAATAAGATTGATAGTGTAAATCAAGAACCGAATATTTATGAATTTTACAATCTTGGTTTGGGGGACCCCATTGGTATTTCCGCTAAAAATCTTATGAATTTAGGTGATCTATTGGATGATACTGTAAAACATTTTCCTCCAGTAGGTACTAATGTAGATGATGAAGATACTATTCATGTTGCTATTATAGGTCGTCCAAATGTGGGTAAATCTTCTTTGACTAACGCATTGTTAGGACAAGATCGTGTAATTGTATCTGATGTAGCAGGTACTACTCGAGACTCTATTGATACGTATTGGACTCATGAGAATCAAAAGTTTGTACTTATTGATACAGCAGGTATGCGTCGTAAGTCTAAAATCGAAGAAGCTGTTGAACGATATAGTATTGTTCGTTCTTTGCGATCAGTAGATCGTGCTGATATTGTAGTTCTTGTACTAGATGCTCAAGATGGTGTTACAGAACAAGATAAAAAAATTGCAGGTTACGCTTACGAAGCGGGTAAAGGCGTAGTCATTGTTGTTAATAAATGGGATCTTGTTGAAAAAGATGATAAAACTACATTGCGTTTTACTGAAGATATTTATGATGAATTAGGTTTCTTGCAGTTTGCACCTATCCTGTTTGCTTCGGCTTTAACTAAGCAACGTATTCATCGATTAGCTGATATGTTGAAGTTCGTATCTGAACAACAATATCGCCGTGTATCTACGGGGACGTTAAACCAATTATTACAAGATGCACAAACTGTAAACCCTGTGCCGTCTCGCAATGGTAGAATTCCAAAAATTTATTATATGACGCAAGCTAGTGTTAAGCCGCCTACATTCATTTTATTTGTAAATGAACCAGAGCTAATTCACTTCTCTTATATGCGTTTCTTAGAGAATCGATTGCGTGAGTCCTTTGGTTTTGAAGGAACACCGATTCGTTTAGTATTACGTGGCAAGAAACGGGATGATGAAGACTAA
- a CDS encoding pseudouridine synthase, translating into MERLQKYIASCGIASRRKAEELITEGKVQVNGRKVTELGVKINPQKDKVKVNGQLLAQEKPVYYLLNKPKGVITSVSDPQGRETVLDYIKNETKRIYPIGRLDLYTEGLLLLTNDGELAQNLTHPSKGVEKTYEVRIKGRVRDDDLQIIANGVELEDGITAPATIVDLGFDDHNGVHEVEITIHEGRNRQVRRMFEHFGYRIHNLKRIAYAGLTLGGVKRGASRQLTIREVKALKALGTDKA; encoded by the coding sequence ATGGAACGATTACAAAAATATATTGCCAGTTGTGGTATTGCATCACGGCGTAAGGCAGAAGAACTAATTACAGAAGGTAAAGTACAGGTCAATGGTCGCAAGGTAACCGAATTAGGGGTCAAAATTAATCCACAAAAAGATAAGGTTAAGGTTAATGGCCAATTATTGGCTCAAGAGAAACCAGTATATTATTTGTTAAATAAACCAAAGGGTGTCATTACATCTGTGTCTGACCCTCAAGGTCGAGAAACAGTTTTAGATTATATAAAAAATGAAACGAAACGAATTTACCCTATTGGTCGTCTCGATTTATATACAGAAGGTTTGTTACTGCTTACGAATGATGGAGAGTTGGCACAAAATCTAACGCACCCATCTAAAGGCGTGGAAAAGACTTATGAAGTTCGCATCAAAGGTCGTGTTCGCGATGATGATTTACAAATTATTGCAAATGGTGTAGAGCTTGAAGATGGTATAACTGCACCTGCGACAATTGTAGATTTAGGTTTTGATGATCATAATGGTGTACATGAAGTAGAAATTACAATTCATGAAGGTCGTAATCGTCAAGTTCGTCGTATGTTTGAACACTTTGGCTATCGTATTCATAATTTAAAACGTATTGCGTATGCTGGTCTTACTTTAGGTGGTGTGAAACGAGGCGCTTCTCGTCAACTAACAATTCGTGAAGTAAAAGCGCTAAAAGCATTGGGGACAGATAAGGCATGA
- a CDS encoding NAD(P)/FAD-dependent oxidoreductase: MKQIIVIGGGAAGLMAAVIAGREGARVILLEKMNMVGKKMGITGKGRCNITNSADMTEFIKNTPGNGKFLYGAYERFSNEDLLDLLHSWGLKTKVERGGRVFPESDSALEVRNIFMKILKKYNVQVHLNEPVTSITVQENRVVGVTTDKEQYACDAAIICTGGASYPLTGSTGDGYVLAEKVGHTITDIRPSLVPIVTNETWVKEIMGLSLRNVEVSVISKSKVQAKQFGEMMFTHFGLTGPTILSLSHTVGKLLRKKNPQVTIEINLKPALTAEVLDKRLQKDFDLYSKKQLSNGMKDLLPVNLIPIVIKLAELNPAKPINQITKEERLRLCHVLQHMTVTVKELRPVAEAIVTAGGISLKEFNPKTMESKLIGGLYGAGEVLDIDAFTGGYNLQAAFSTGYVAAMHAVHGDKE; encoded by the coding sequence ATGAAGCAAATCATAGTCATTGGCGGTGGTGCGGCAGGTCTAATGGCAGCTGTTATAGCAGGCCGTGAAGGAGCACGCGTCATCTTATTGGAAAAAATGAATATGGTTGGCAAGAAAATGGGCATTACCGGTAAAGGTCGCTGTAATATTACGAATAGTGCAGATATGACCGAATTTATAAAAAATACGCCTGGTAATGGTAAGTTCTTGTACGGTGCCTATGAACGCTTTAGTAATGAAGATCTTCTGGACCTTTTGCATAGCTGGGGGTTAAAAACTAAAGTAGAACGTGGGGGACGAGTGTTTCCTGAATCCGATTCTGCATTAGAAGTTCGCAATATCTTTATGAAAATCCTAAAAAAGTATAATGTTCAAGTTCATTTAAATGAACCTGTTACATCGATTACTGTACAGGAAAATCGTGTAGTTGGTGTTACAACGGATAAGGAACAATATGCTTGTGATGCTGCTATTATTTGTACTGGTGGTGCATCTTATCCATTGACAGGCTCTACTGGTGATGGTTACGTTTTAGCCGAAAAAGTGGGACATACTATTACTGATATTCGTCCATCCTTGGTTCCTATCGTTACAAACGAAACGTGGGTAAAGGAAATTATGGGGCTTAGTCTTCGTAATGTTGAGGTTTCCGTAATTTCTAAAAGTAAGGTACAAGCAAAACAATTTGGGGAAATGATGTTTACTCATTTTGGTCTTACGGGGCCTACAATTTTATCATTAAGTCACACGGTAGGTAAGTTGCTTCGTAAGAAAAATCCTCAAGTTACCATTGAAATTAATCTTAAACCTGCTTTAACTGCAGAAGTATTGGATAAGCGCTTGCAAAAGGATTTTGATTTATACTCTAAAAAACAATTGTCTAATGGGATGAAGGATTTACTACCTGTTAATCTTATTCCCATTGTTATAAAGCTTGCTGAGTTAAATCCGGCTAAACCAATTAATCAAATTACAAAGGAAGAGCGTTTGCGCTTATGCCATGTATTGCAACATATGACAGTAACTGTTAAGGAATTACGACCTGTAGCGGAAGCTATTGTTACAGCAGGTGGTATTTCATTAAAAGAATTTAATCCTAAAACTATGGAGTCTAAATTGATTGGTGGTTTATATGGTGCTGGTGAAGTACTAGACATAGATGCTTTTACAGGAGGCTATAATTTACAAGCTGCCTTTTCCACAGGCTATGTGGCGGCTATGCATGCCGTACACGGTGATAAAGAATAG
- the cmk gene encoding (d)CMP kinase, with the protein MNTKKIAIAIDGPAGAGKSSISKVVANELGYLYIDTGSMYRGVTWAVLDSQIDVKDQAAVEALLPSLNLTLEPTATACKVYIKGKDVTSLIRQQQINDNVSTIASYKGVRQYLVERQQEMAAVGGVILDGRDIGSVVLPNAELKIYLTASVDARAKRRWLEVQGTSNEQTLDEIKKNVVSRDEMDKNREESPLVCVEDAVVVDSSNMNFDETVAYILNLVQETINHE; encoded by the coding sequence ATGAACACTAAAAAAATTGCCATTGCTATTGATGGTCCTGCTGGGGCTGGTAAAAGTAGCATTTCTAAAGTAGTGGCCAATGAATTAGGGTATTTATATATCGATACAGGTTCCATGTATCGCGGTGTTACATGGGCAGTTCTTGATAGTCAAATCGATGTTAAGGATCAAGCTGCTGTAGAAGCTTTATTACCTTCTTTAAATTTGACTTTAGAGCCTACTGCAACAGCATGCAAGGTCTATATTAAAGGGAAAGATGTTACATCATTAATTCGCCAGCAGCAAATTAATGATAATGTATCGACTATAGCTTCTTATAAAGGGGTTCGACAATATTTGGTAGAACGCCAACAAGAGATGGCCGCCGTTGGGGGAGTTATATTAGATGGACGTGATATCGGTTCTGTCGTATTACCTAATGCAGAGCTAAAAATTTATTTAACCGCTTCTGTAGATGCGCGTGCAAAACGTAGATGGTTAGAAGTACAAGGTACATCAAACGAGCAAACACTAGATGAAATTAAAAAGAATGTTGTTAGTCGTGATGAAATGGATAAAAATCGTGAAGAGTCTCCACTTGTATGCGTTGAAGATGCAGTAGTTGTAGACTCTAGTAATATGAATTTCGATGAAACTGTGGCATATATATTGAATTTAGTACAGGAGACAATCAATCATGAATAA
- the coaD gene encoding pantetheine-phosphate adenylyltransferase: protein MRIGVCPGSFDPVTNGHVDIFERGSRLVDKLIIAVSSNPNKNSLFSMEERVEMIRNSVKHIPNVEIDCTGGLLNEYVKSKNATIIIRGLRALSDFEYEFQRALFAKYLDDDIETVFIMTNNKYSFVSSTGIRELAKFGGKLDGLVPDDVKEKLEERFNTVHNK from the coding sequence GTGCGTATAGGTGTATGTCCGGGTAGTTTTGACCCAGTTACTAATGGACATGTTGATATTTTTGAACGGGGCAGCCGATTGGTTGATAAATTAATCATTGCTGTCAGCTCAAATCCGAATAAAAATTCCTTATTTTCTATGGAAGAACGGGTTGAGATGATTCGAAATTCTGTCAAACATATTCCTAATGTTGAAATTGATTGTACAGGTGGCTTACTCAATGAGTATGTTAAATCCAAGAATGCTACTATTATTATTCGAGGATTACGTGCATTGAGCGACTTTGAATATGAATTTCAGCGCGCATTATTTGCAAAATATTTGGATGATGACATTGAAACAGTATTTATTATGACAAATAACAAATACTCTTTTGTCAGCTCCACGGGTATTCGTGAACTAGCTAAATTTGGTGGTAAGCTAGATGGTCTTGTTCCGGATGATGTTAAGGAAAAACTTGAAGAACGCTTTAATACGGTCCATAATAAATAG
- the rsmD gene encoding 16S rRNA (guanine(966)-N(2))-methyltransferase RsmD, whose amino-acid sequence MRIIGGTAKGHAIKAPKGLDTRPTLDRVRESVFNVLANKGIFGSDILDIFSGTGAVAIEALSRGAAHAVAVDFKTGKLILENAKHCRVDDRLEIIPRKLSQLKNYIVGRQFDYIFSDPPYENGFIQDTIDLVVNYDLLKPEGVLLLEHHKDEVFTLPESWECIKEQKFGYTLVSYFVKTAERS is encoded by the coding sequence ATGCGAATTATTGGCGGAACTGCTAAGGGACATGCTATAAAAGCACCTAAAGGATTAGATACTAGGCCTACACTTGATCGTGTTCGTGAAAGTGTATTTAATGTATTAGCCAATAAAGGTATATTTGGTTCTGATATACTAGATATATTTTCTGGCACTGGTGCAGTAGCAATTGAAGCCTTAAGTCGTGGTGCAGCACATGCAGTAGCAGTGGACTTTAAAACGGGAAAACTAATTTTAGAGAATGCTAAACATTGTCGTGTGGATGATCGGTTAGAAATTATTCCGAGGAAACTTTCACAATTAAAAAATTATATAGTAGGGCGACAGTTCGATTATATATTTTCTGACCCGCCATATGAAAATGGATTTATACAAGATACCATAGATTTGGTTGTGAACTATGATTTGTTAAAACCTGAAGGTGTTTTATTATTAGAACATCATAAGGATGAGGTTTTTACCTTACCAGAATCATGGGAATGTATAAAAGAACAGAAATTTGGTTATACGTTGGTTTCCTATTTTGTAAAGACAGCCGAAAGGAGCTAA
- the scpB gene encoding SMC-Scp complex subunit ScpB: MSLPTMHLEAVLFSSAKPISIDMLAEVFGLSTEATQKYIEELQRELEEQNRGIRIRISGAGVELVSAVECADYVGHIRKREDKLSNAAMETLAVIAYKQPITKAEIEEVRGVNSDKIIKQLLTRSLIAELGHKDTVGRPILYGTTDEFLRSAGVESIEALHQEVSETEG, from the coding sequence ATGAGCTTACCAACGATGCATTTAGAAGCCGTTTTGTTTTCATCGGCAAAGCCTATATCGATAGATATGTTAGCAGAAGTGTTTGGGCTTTCCACAGAGGCGACACAAAAATATATAGAAGAATTACAACGAGAACTAGAAGAACAGAATCGAGGTATTCGAATACGTATATCTGGAGCTGGTGTTGAATTAGTAAGCGCTGTTGAATGTGCTGATTATGTTGGGCATATTCGTAAAAGAGAAGATAAATTATCTAATGCGGCTATGGAAACATTAGCTGTTATCGCCTATAAGCAGCCTATTACAAAGGCTGAAATCGAAGAGGTGCGCGGTGTAAATAGCGATAAAATTATAAAACAATTATTAACTCGATCTCTTATAGCTGAATTAGGTCATAAGGATACTGTAGGTAGACCGATTCTATATGGCACGACTGATGAATTTTTGAGAAGTGCTGGTGTAGAATCGATAGAAGCCTTACATCAAGAAGTTTCGGAAACAGAAGGATAG
- a CDS encoding lysophospholipid acyltransferase family protein — MNKFSTWLWRTAFWLRYKVGYGLKVYGRDNFPMEGPVIVVPNHLSNNDPPICGYALPRHVHFMAKQELFVNPISRFFCTWLGAFPLNRGAIDKVAIRHAMGLLKDNKVLGIFAEGNRQKSGKLGRFHDGAASIALRTGVSIVPVAIIGSHNMERNKVACIIGKPIPVEKAKATPEAIQKVNDSVKSEIQRMIDSYHNNCIEETLWK, encoded by the coding sequence ATGAATAAATTTTCTACCTGGTTATGGCGTACCGCTTTTTGGCTTCGCTATAAGGTAGGGTATGGGTTGAAAGTATATGGTCGCGATAATTTTCCAATGGAAGGGCCTGTTATCGTGGTGCCTAATCATTTAAGTAATAACGATCCCCCTATCTGCGGCTATGCTTTGCCTAGACATGTACACTTTATGGCTAAACAAGAATTATTTGTGAATCCCATTTCACGTTTTTTTTGTACATGGCTTGGTGCATTTCCGTTAAATCGCGGTGCTATTGATAAAGTTGCTATTCGTCATGCCATGGGACTACTTAAAGACAATAAGGTTTTAGGCATATTTGCAGAAGGAAACCGTCAAAAAAGTGGTAAACTTGGTAGATTCCATGATGGTGCAGCATCAATTGCTCTTAGAACAGGTGTTAGCATAGTGCCTGTTGCTATCATTGGCTCTCACAATATGGAACGTAATAAAGTGGCTTGTATTATTGGTAAACCAATCCCAGTTGAAAAAGCTAAAGCGACTCCAGAAGCAATTCAAAAAGTAAATGATAGTGTTAAAAGTGAAATCCAACGAATGATAGATTCTTATCATAACAATTGTATAGAGGAGACTTTATGGAAATAA
- a CDS encoding NAD(P)H-dependent glycerol-3-phosphate dehydrogenase: MNVVVIGSGSWGTALAIKSVLAGNTTTIYCRRPEFADKLAKDLENKDYLPGVKLPEELQYSSDLEACISNAEVVLMVTPSVHVRTSLEAIKPYAHKNQAYILCSKGVERTSGKLLTTVMKEVLATIGCNLAVLSGPNHAEEVGRNLPAASVLSTESLEVATTLQKALCSQNFRIYANTDMIGVELAGATKNIIALAAGIADGLALGDNCKALLLTRGLHEMTRFGVALGAQKETYAGLAGMGDLIATCMSPHGRNRAAGQKLAEGKTMDFIVNHTNMVVEGFFATEIIYTMACKHQIEMPITKALYEVLYEKKSPSIALAELMGRDIKIEVS, encoded by the coding sequence ATGAATGTTGTTGTTATCGGCTCTGGTAGTTGGGGGACGGCCCTTGCTATTAAATCCGTTTTAGCTGGAAATACTACAACTATATATTGTCGTCGTCCAGAATTTGCAGATAAACTTGCAAAAGACTTAGAGAATAAAGACTATTTACCAGGTGTAAAACTTCCAGAAGAATTACAATATAGTTCTGATTTAGAGGCCTGTATTAGTAATGCCGAAGTGGTATTAATGGTTACTCCTTCTGTACATGTACGTACCAGTTTAGAGGCTATTAAACCGTATGCTCATAAAAATCAAGCCTATATTCTATGTTCAAAAGGTGTAGAACGAACCAGTGGCAAACTTTTGACGACTGTGATGAAAGAGGTTCTTGCTACCATAGGGTGTAATTTAGCGGTTTTGTCTGGACCTAATCATGCAGAAGAGGTTGGTCGCAACTTACCTGCTGCATCTGTGCTGAGTACTGAAAGCCTAGAGGTAGCTACAACATTGCAAAAGGCATTATGTAGTCAAAATTTTAGAATTTATGCAAATACTGATATGATTGGTGTTGAACTAGCAGGAGCCACGAAAAACATCATTGCCCTTGCAGCTGGTATTGCAGATGGTTTAGCTTTAGGGGATAATTGTAAGGCTTTACTATTAACACGTGGTCTTCATGAGATGACTCGCTTTGGGGTGGCCTTAGGGGCCCAAAAAGAAACCTATGCTGGTCTTGCTGGTATGGGGGATTTGATTGCTACTTGTATGAGCCCACATGGTCGTAACCGTGCGGCTGGTCAAAAACTAGCCGAGGGTAAGACTATGGATTTTATTGTTAATCATACTAATATGGTTGTAGAAGGATTTTTCGCAACAGAAATTATTTATACAATGGCTTGTAAACATCAAATTGAAATGCCTATAACGAAGGCTTTATATGAGGTTTTATACGAAAAAAAATCTCCATCCATAGCATTAGCTGAGTTGATGGGGCGTGATATTAAAATTGAAGTATCATAA